A stretch of Exiguobacterium sp. BMC-KP DNA encodes these proteins:
- the panD gene encoding aspartate 1-decarboxylase — MLRTFMHAKLHKARVTEANLHYVGSITIDEDLLDAVGILENEKVQVTNNQNGARIETYAIKGARGSGVICLNGAAARHFQVGDEVIIMAYAQLSTEEIATHVPKVAVLNEQNDITQMLSQEIAHTIL, encoded by the coding sequence ATGTTACGCACATTCATGCACGCCAAACTACACAAAGCCCGGGTAACTGAGGCGAACTTACACTACGTTGGATCGATTACGATTGATGAGGATTTACTCGACGCTGTCGGGATTTTGGAAAACGAAAAAGTACAAGTGACGAACAATCAGAACGGTGCGCGGATTGAAACGTATGCCATCAAAGGTGCACGTGGATCAGGTGTCATCTGTTTGAACGGTGCAGCAGCACGCCATTTCCAAGTCGGTGATGAAGTCATTATCATGGCGTATGCACAACTATCGACGGAAGAAATCGCGACGCACGTACCAAAAGTAGCTGTTTTGAACGAACAAAATGACATCACACAAATGTTGTCTCAAGAAATCGCCCACACGATCTTATGA
- the panC gene encoding pantoate--beta-alanine ligase has product MKIIQDVKALRDVLSGHDSIGFVPTMGFLHEGHASLLKQARQENDVVVLSIFVNPTQFGPNEDLDRYPRDAERDQKIAEAEGVDYLFYPTNETMYPLDMARVTVRSGDDVLCGASRPGHFDGVLTVVSKLLNVVRPTRAYFGLKDAQQLALIEAYVADYFVPVEIVRCPIIREEDGLAKSSRNVYLSDTERTQAPGIQQALQQAKQALDQGEAIEIVLEQTRDALQFDGTTIDYVEAVDYPSLRPVTEQTTTILLAVAVQFASARLIDNLLYTRGA; this is encoded by the coding sequence ATGAAAATCATTCAAGATGTAAAAGCGTTACGGGACGTCTTATCAGGACACGATTCTATCGGGTTCGTACCGACGATGGGATTCTTGCATGAAGGACATGCCTCATTGCTCAAACAAGCACGCCAAGAGAATGATGTCGTTGTCTTGAGTATTTTTGTCAATCCGACGCAATTCGGACCAAATGAAGACTTGGATCGTTATCCACGAGACGCAGAACGCGATCAGAAGATTGCGGAAGCAGAAGGGGTCGATTATCTGTTTTATCCGACGAATGAGACGATGTATCCGCTCGATATGGCTCGTGTTACGGTCCGTTCGGGGGACGATGTCTTATGTGGTGCGTCTCGACCGGGGCATTTTGACGGTGTGTTGACAGTCGTCAGCAAACTATTGAACGTCGTTCGTCCAACTCGGGCGTACTTCGGTTTAAAAGATGCCCAACAACTTGCGTTGATCGAAGCGTACGTTGCAGACTATTTCGTTCCAGTTGAAATCGTTCGTTGCCCAATCATTCGCGAAGAGGATGGACTGGCGAAATCGTCACGTAATGTCTATCTATCGGATACGGAACGCACGCAAGCCCCAGGTATCCAGCAGGCACTGCAGCAAGCGAAACAAGCGCTTGACCAAGGTGAAGCGATCGAAATAGTTCTCGAGCAGACGCGCGATGCGCTGCAATTTGATGGGACGACGATTGATTACGTCGAAGCCGTCGACTATCCATCGCTACGACCCGTCACTGAACAAACGACGACGATTCTCCTAGCTGTCGCCGTGCAGTTTGCATCGGCACGCTTGATCGATAATTTACTATATACGAGAGGAGCATGA
- the panB gene encoding 3-methyl-2-oxobutanoate hydroxymethyltransferase, with translation MHTMGPLLKKQQAGEKLVMLTAYDYPSAKLSEAAGVDMLLVGDSLGNVILGYDSTIAVTVDDMVHHARAVRRGAPQTFMIVDMPFASYHGSFDRTLEAAARIFQESQADALKLEGAGDILKTIRRLTDAGMPCVAHLGLTPQSVGVLEGFKVQGKSLEAAEQLIADSLEAERAGAKMLVLECVPHPLAKRIQELVTIPVIGIGAGADVAGQVLVYHDILTYGVGRLPKFVKAYTNWNASGTEAIAAYVKDVKAGTFPELAHSFQMDEELIGALYGGNKE, from the coding sequence ATGCACACAATGGGTCCACTATTAAAAAAACAACAAGCTGGTGAAAAGCTCGTCATGTTGACAGCATATGACTATCCTTCAGCAAAATTATCGGAAGCAGCAGGTGTTGATATGCTGCTCGTCGGGGACTCCCTCGGGAACGTCATCCTCGGCTATGATTCAACGATTGCCGTCACGGTCGACGACATGGTCCATCATGCGCGCGCAGTACGCCGGGGAGCACCACAAACGTTCATGATCGTCGATATGCCGTTCGCAAGTTACCACGGTTCATTTGATCGAACACTCGAAGCTGCAGCGCGCATCTTCCAAGAATCGCAGGCAGACGCTCTGAAACTAGAAGGGGCAGGAGACATCTTAAAAACGATTCGTCGTTTGACGGATGCTGGAATGCCTTGCGTCGCGCATCTCGGATTAACACCACAATCCGTTGGAGTCCTGGAAGGATTCAAAGTCCAAGGGAAATCATTAGAAGCAGCCGAACAACTGATTGCAGATAGTTTGGAAGCAGAGCGTGCTGGTGCGAAGATGCTCGTACTTGAGTGTGTGCCACACCCGCTCGCAAAGCGGATTCAAGAACTGGTTACGATTCCTGTCATCGGGATTGGTGCCGGAGCTGATGTTGCCGGTCAAGTCCTTGTCTATCATGATATCTTGACGTATGGGGTTGGTCGTTTACCGAAGTTCGTTAAAGCGTACACGAACTGGAATGCTTCAGGAACAGAAGCGATTGCGGCTTATGTCAAAGATGTGAAAGCAGGAACGTTCCCGGAACTTGCTCATTCATTCCAAATGGATGAAGAGCTAATTGGTGCGCTTTACGGAGGAAACAAGGAATGA
- a CDS encoding biotin--[acetyl-CoA-carboxylase] ligase, giving the protein MAHTVREQILMALRKRTWYSGQELAETLNISRTAIWKHMQTLKDEGYHIISNKKQGYQLVDEGDLLTPIAIEQWLTTSRLGQQILHFDELDTTQRIAHEQAQQQAAEGTLVVCDHQTNGRGQLGRTWHEAKNKGIAMSLLVRPDVPMHQAGQLTLVAGIALAKTLRSLDTPVTIKWPNDILIHGRKVAGILTEMQTEADRISSVIIGIGINVHHQQFSEGIENRATSLAKETGQSFRRAEVVGRFLNQFELLYTQWLELGFGSFVADWEDLADRLNETVTLRTRQATASGTLLGIDETGTIRIQTDAGETRFHSAELVYWEKE; this is encoded by the coding sequence TTGGCACATACAGTCCGAGAACAAATCCTGATGGCACTACGCAAGCGGACTTGGTATTCAGGACAAGAATTAGCAGAGACTCTAAATATTTCACGTACCGCCATTTGGAAACATATGCAAACATTAAAGGATGAAGGCTATCACATCATCTCCAATAAAAAACAAGGCTATCAATTAGTCGACGAAGGTGATTTATTGACACCAATCGCGATTGAACAATGGTTAACGACATCACGTCTTGGTCAACAAATCCTTCATTTTGACGAACTCGATACAACGCAGCGGATTGCACACGAACAAGCGCAGCAGCAAGCAGCAGAAGGAACCCTCGTCGTCTGCGATCATCAGACGAATGGACGAGGGCAACTAGGACGGACCTGGCATGAAGCAAAGAACAAGGGTATCGCGATGAGTCTACTCGTCCGTCCGGATGTACCGATGCATCAAGCCGGACAATTAACGCTCGTAGCCGGTATTGCACTGGCGAAAACATTACGTTCTCTTGATACACCAGTCACTATTAAATGGCCGAACGACATCCTGATTCATGGTCGAAAGGTCGCCGGCATCTTGACTGAGATGCAGACCGAGGCAGATCGGATTAGTTCCGTCATTATTGGAATTGGCATCAATGTGCACCATCAACAGTTCTCTGAAGGAATCGAGAATCGGGCGACTTCCCTCGCAAAAGAGACGGGACAGTCGTTTCGTCGAGCGGAAGTCGTCGGTCGTTTCCTTAATCAGTTCGAACTGCTTTATACACAATGGCTTGAATTAGGATTTGGTTCGTTTGTTGCCGATTGGGAAGACCTTGCTGACCGATTGAACGAAACCGTAACTTTACGGACGCGCCAAGCGACAGCTTCTGGAACACTGCTTGGTATTGACGAGACCGGAACGATTCGGATCCAGACCGACGCGGGCGAGACTCGTTTTCACTCAGCTGAGCTCGTTTACTGGGAAAAAGAGTGA